From the genome of Thermoflexus hugenholtzii, one region includes:
- a CDS encoding TraR/DksA C4-type zinc finger protein → MTIPFESLRQALEEERSRLREELARLDARAPEGIGYHDHMADDATDVMDQATRVTLRRHLEARLREVEAALRRMEEGTYGICQECGRPIEVARLKALPFAAFCLECQARRER, encoded by the coding sequence ATGACGATCCCTTTTGAGTCCCTGCGTCAAGCGCTGGAGGAGGAGCGGAGCCGCTTGCGGGAGGAGCTGGCGCGCCTGGATGCCCGGGCGCCGGAGGGCATCGGCTACCATGATCACATGGCCGATGATGCCACCGATGTGATGGATCAGGCGACCCGGGTAACCCTGCGCCGTCACCTGGAGGCCCGCCTGCGCGAGGTGGAAGCCGCCCTGCGACGGATGGAGGAGGGCACGTATGGGATCTGCCAGGAGTGCGGCCGGCCGATTGAGGTCGCCCGGCTGAAGGCTCTCCCCTTCGCCGCCTTCTGTCTGGAATGCCAGGCCCGTCGGGAGCGGTGA